One genomic region from Thalassotalea sp. PS06 encodes:
- a CDS encoding sigma-70 family RNA polymerase sigma factor encodes MDDNNQWFSDFSRQTKAKLTASLLKLVSQDDAEDIVQEAYLRLFEIRQEKVIENPQALLFRIARNLTISKLRHNNVVRSSIRSVYDLDHDRLKQISNEERIRQEDDKRLLAAAVENLPKTCRQVFLLRKVEHQSHKEIASQLNISTKTVENHITKAMKLCREYVMQEFKQRAKPQKSVKNSASEVA; translated from the coding sequence ATGGACGATAATAACCAATGGTTTTCTGATTTCTCCAGGCAGACAAAAGCAAAATTAACTGCGTCTTTGTTAAAGCTGGTAAGTCAGGATGACGCTGAAGACATAGTTCAGGAAGCTTATTTGCGTTTATTCGAAATTCGCCAGGAAAAAGTGATTGAAAACCCTCAGGCGTTACTTTTTCGAATCGCCAGAAATCTTACCATTAGTAAGCTGCGCCACAATAACGTAGTGCGTTCATCGATACGCAGCGTATATGATCTCGATCATGACCGACTCAAACAGATCAGTAACGAAGAGCGAATTAGGCAGGAAGATGACAAACGCCTGTTAGCAGCCGCTGTAGAAAATTTACCGAAAACCTGTCGACAGGTATTCTTACTGAGAAAAGTCGAACATCAATCCCATAAAGAGATTGCTTCGCAGCTAAATATCTCAACAAAAACTGTTGAAAATCATATTACCAAAGCGATGAAACTTTGTCGGGAATACGTAATGCAGGAGTTCAAGCAGCGCGCTAAACCTCAAAAGTCAGTAAAGAATTCTGCCTCAGAGGTTGCTTAA
- a CDS encoding FecR/PupR family sigma factor regulator encodes MSLEEWLAIGVPDKVADEAMQWIAKLDSGEMDQHEQEAFQAWLSADLTHLWAFEELSEFWAKSNFLDTQPGEQPLALDLVTNTLSAPQHPEQSRYGQYSCWAIAFIAIGFIASAF; translated from the coding sequence ATGTCTCTGGAAGAATGGTTAGCCATTGGCGTTCCTGACAAAGTCGCTGATGAAGCAATGCAATGGATAGCTAAGCTGGATAGCGGCGAAATGGATCAACACGAGCAGGAAGCTTTTCAGGCCTGGTTGAGTGCTGATCTAACCCATTTGTGGGCGTTTGAAGAACTCTCTGAATTCTGGGCGAAAAGCAACTTTCTCGACACACAACCTGGGGAACAACCTTTGGCCCTGGATCTCGTCACCAATACCCTTTCAGCCCCACAACATCCGGAGCAAAGTCGATATGGACAATACTCCTGTTGGGCAATCGCCTTTATCGCTATTGGCTTCATTGCTTCAGCTTTCTAA
- a CDS encoding TonB-dependent receptor domain-containing protein: MKSTQTTGFNRSFLNLSVRKALCLGSLLFAMPTMAAEEANNTEANESEVETITVVGTQIRGGAISEALAVSVVNAEDIETLGVDSGDELMSLIPENGQNFFNEAENISGGVNAARGDVGAFNLRNLGTGNTLVLLNGRRMVNSATYQTEEVGGSFVPVNSVNSNTIPVVGLQRVEVLRDGASAIYGADAVAGVVNHVLKSNYEGFTFRGKVSEFDNFDRGSRSFSIEAGKDFNDGATNVSVFYSFYDRDRISSLDDERWSDSDFRSRLPEGSLWADSTDFRNDSANSLFGKFDIVPGNEGDLDNNGLVDSGGEFHAYPINDPLCAQGYQLNQYTCGISDDIAGFYRHNFNAIGRDLRSELQRNNVFVFVNHEFDSGLESFTELSFYKSETNTVRHASASFSTSELVLSANNYYNPFGALGSPNRLDESITGTFPDEGFDIVLDNYRFAELPRIVDNDGDTYRFLQGFRGVVGDWDWETAVSHSEANKEDITRNRVSNSLMQEALNDPTPAAYNPFSGGVNSNIERALIDVTRNSETKLTTFDIKFSNADLFELPAGPVAFLAGFEWRKESFVDDRDDRLDGTIVFTDKEGDTYPFVSDVVNSSPTPDNEGERQVTSLFSEVQIPVLENLDVQLALRYEDFDDIDDSTTVGKVAFGWRPLEQLLLRGSWSEAFRAPNLITVNEDIVARNNTRTDWACEYAADNGGDPDQDILDCTNSTQRIAQGSDQLKPEKSTNTSIGLAWTPTDSLSLTVDFWSIKKEDTIGLFGEENHTLLDLVYRLDAGTANCDMTFNGAVQRENADLDADELAVYQNAGICPAGPIKFINDQYANLDDRTVEGFDVGIYYNIDTSVGTFDIKYNGSFLETYEQDAGGDAAILVEAQNSGAIPANYPVAGFADLINMDGNQDERHSAKFRWYTDSFGASLSAFKVGSFYQSSLTLEDGTRYEIPSMTTYNASFDYKFDVLGSNSQVRLGVKNLTDERAPLADRFFGYFADAHSDYGRSFYLELKASL, translated from the coding sequence ATGAAGTCTACACAAACAACGGGGTTTAACCGTTCTTTCTTAAATCTATCGGTGCGTAAAGCACTATGTCTTGGTTCGCTATTATTTGCGATGCCAACCATGGCCGCTGAAGAGGCCAACAATACTGAGGCGAATGAATCTGAGGTTGAAACCATTACGGTGGTAGGTACGCAAATCCGCGGTGGTGCAATTAGTGAAGCGCTAGCAGTATCCGTAGTAAATGCCGAAGACATCGAAACGCTTGGGGTTGATTCTGGTGATGAGCTAATGAGCCTGATCCCGGAAAATGGCCAAAACTTTTTTAATGAAGCCGAAAACATCAGCGGTGGCGTAAATGCAGCTCGAGGCGACGTCGGTGCTTTTAACCTTCGCAACCTGGGCACCGGTAATACTCTGGTTCTATTAAACGGTCGTCGCATGGTCAACTCAGCGACCTATCAGACCGAAGAAGTTGGCGGAAGCTTTGTTCCGGTAAATTCGGTGAACTCCAATACCATCCCTGTTGTCGGTTTACAGCGTGTCGAAGTATTACGCGATGGCGCATCGGCGATTTATGGTGCTGATGCGGTAGCTGGTGTTGTTAACCATGTGCTGAAGAGTAATTACGAAGGTTTCACCTTCCGCGGCAAGGTTTCTGAATTTGATAATTTCGATCGCGGCAGTCGCTCTTTCTCTATCGAAGCCGGTAAAGATTTCAATGATGGCGCTACCAATGTCAGCGTATTTTATAGCTTCTACGATCGAGATCGCATCAGCTCGCTAGACGATGAACGTTGGTCAGATTCTGATTTTCGCAGCCGCCTTCCAGAAGGCTCTCTGTGGGCCGATAGCACCGATTTTCGAAATGACAGCGCCAATTCGCTTTTTGGTAAATTTGATATTGTTCCCGGTAACGAGGGGGATCTGGACAATAATGGCCTAGTAGATTCAGGTGGTGAGTTTCATGCTTATCCAATCAATGACCCACTATGTGCCCAGGGCTATCAGCTAAACCAATACACCTGCGGCATTTCCGATGACATTGCTGGATTTTATCGCCATAACTTTAACGCCATAGGACGTGACCTGCGCTCTGAATTGCAGCGCAATAACGTGTTTGTGTTCGTTAATCACGAATTTGACAGTGGCTTAGAATCTTTTACCGAACTGTCGTTCTACAAATCTGAAACCAATACGGTGCGTCATGCATCCGCATCCTTCTCTACCTCAGAGTTAGTGTTGTCAGCCAATAACTACTACAACCCGTTCGGTGCCTTGGGTTCACCAAATCGTCTTGATGAATCGATTACTGGTACTTTCCCTGATGAGGGTTTTGATATTGTTCTTGATAATTACCGCTTTGCGGAATTACCAAGAATTGTTGATAACGATGGCGATACCTATCGCTTTTTACAAGGATTCCGTGGTGTTGTCGGTGATTGGGATTGGGAAACCGCAGTCTCACATTCCGAGGCGAACAAAGAAGACATTACCAGAAATCGTGTATCAAATTCCCTGATGCAGGAAGCACTTAATGATCCAACGCCGGCGGCATACAATCCATTCTCTGGCGGTGTAAATTCCAATATCGAACGCGCTTTGATTGATGTAACCCGCAACAGTGAAACCAAGCTCACTACTTTTGATATTAAGTTTTCTAATGCCGACTTATTTGAATTACCGGCAGGTCCGGTAGCATTTTTGGCGGGATTTGAGTGGCGCAAAGAAAGTTTTGTTGACGACCGCGATGATCGCTTGGATGGCACGATAGTGTTTACCGACAAAGAAGGTGATACCTATCCTTTCGTTTCTGATGTAGTTAACTCCAGTCCGACGCCTGATAACGAGGGTGAACGTCAGGTAACCTCACTATTTTCGGAAGTTCAAATTCCGGTTCTTGAAAATTTAGATGTGCAGCTGGCGTTGCGATATGAAGATTTTGACGATATCGACGACAGTACCACGGTTGGTAAAGTGGCCTTTGGCTGGCGCCCGCTCGAACAGTTATTACTTCGTGGTTCGTGGTCTGAGGCGTTCCGTGCGCCAAACCTGATTACGGTTAACGAAGATATTGTTGCCCGTAACAATACCCGTACCGACTGGGCTTGTGAGTATGCTGCAGATAATGGCGGCGATCCGGATCAGGATATCCTTGACTGTACCAATTCAACGCAGCGTATTGCTCAGGGTAGCGATCAGCTAAAACCAGAGAAATCCACCAATACTTCTATTGGTTTGGCCTGGACACCGACCGATAGCCTGTCTCTAACGGTTGATTTCTGGTCCATCAAAAAAGAAGACACCATTGGTCTGTTTGGTGAAGAGAACCATACCTTGCTAGATCTGGTTTATCGCCTTGATGCCGGTACTGCAAATTGTGATATGACGTTTAACGGTGCCGTACAACGTGAAAATGCCGATTTAGACGCTGACGAGTTGGCGGTTTATCAAAATGCAGGTATTTGTCCGGCAGGCCCAATCAAATTTATCAATGACCAGTACGCAAACCTTGATGATCGTACTGTTGAAGGATTTGACGTGGGTATTTACTACAACATTGACACATCTGTTGGTACTTTTGACATAAAGTACAACGGTTCTTTCCTGGAAACCTATGAGCAAGATGCTGGCGGTGATGCCGCTATTCTTGTTGAAGCTCAGAACAGCGGTGCTATTCCTGCCAATTATCCGGTTGCGGGATTTGCTGATCTGATAAATATGGATGGCAACCAGGATGAGCGTCACTCGGCGAAATTCCGTTGGTATACTGACTCCTTCGGTGCATCGCTTAGCGCCTTTAAAGTGGGTAGTTTCTACCAGAGCTCGTTAACCTTAGAAGATGGCACTCGCTATGAAATCCCGTCAATGACAACTTATAATGCGAGTTTTGATTATAAGTTTGACGTTTTGGGTAGCAATTCTCAGGTGCGCTTAGGTGTCAAAAACTTAACCGATGAGAGAGCACCGTTAGCGGATCGCTTCTTTGGTTACTTTGCCGATGCCCACTCAGATTATGGTAGATCCTTCTATCTTGAACTGAAAGCGTCGTTGTAA
- a CDS encoding SLC13 family permease yields MSEHTSYSATRASYQDIGLILGPALFALMMIFSQYQTTMDPVAWKTAAVAIWMAVWWSTEAVPVPVTAFLPLVTFHLLGISTAKEAAMPYSNPIIYLFLGAFVLALAVERWNLHKRLALLILTHTGTDGRKLILGFMVVAALLSMWMTNTSTTMMLMPIALSVASVITENATNLTDKEKASFQISMLLGLAYAATIGGLATLVGTPPNALLAAFVQENYGIEISFASWMAVGVPVMIIMLPLAWIALTRLLYKVNIPESDKVRQHLQHLRDELGPITKPEKRVAIVFAIVILLWMVRRPLTSYLGVEGLSDTGIVMAAAMLLFILPSGSKSQAQLMTWHDVNKLPWGVLVLFGGGLSLASAFSSSGLAQWLGESLTPISAFGILFLILAATALVIFLTEITSNLATTATFLPVMGAIAIQGDINPLLLCVPITLAASCAFMLPVATPPNAIVFASGKLTIPQMVRAGVMLNIIGLILISILGIWWAPSILI; encoded by the coding sequence ATGTCTGAACATACTTCTTATTCCGCTACTCGAGCGAGTTACCAGGATATTGGCCTAATACTCGGCCCTGCGCTGTTTGCGCTAATGATGATTTTCAGCCAGTACCAAACCACGATGGATCCGGTGGCTTGGAAAACGGCTGCGGTAGCAATTTGGATGGCGGTTTGGTGGTCTACCGAAGCCGTCCCCGTTCCTGTCACCGCATTCTTACCATTAGTAACCTTTCATTTGCTGGGAATTTCCACCGCAAAAGAAGCGGCGATGCCGTACTCAAACCCGATCATCTATTTATTTTTAGGAGCTTTTGTTCTTGCTCTTGCGGTAGAGCGATGGAACCTGCATAAACGATTGGCGTTGCTTATTCTCACTCATACCGGTACCGATGGACGAAAACTGATTCTTGGTTTTATGGTAGTTGCAGCTCTGTTATCAATGTGGATGACCAATACATCAACAACCATGATGTTGATGCCGATAGCCCTGTCGGTGGCGTCTGTTATTACCGAAAACGCCACCAATCTGACCGATAAAGAAAAAGCCTCATTCCAGATATCTATGCTATTGGGTCTGGCGTATGCGGCGACTATTGGTGGACTCGCAACCCTGGTAGGTACACCACCTAACGCTCTTTTGGCTGCGTTTGTGCAAGAAAACTATGGTATCGAAATTTCTTTTGCCAGCTGGATGGCAGTGGGCGTGCCTGTGATGATCATTATGCTACCTTTGGCATGGATTGCCCTGACCCGACTCCTGTATAAAGTTAATATCCCGGAAAGCGATAAAGTTCGCCAACATTTGCAGCATTTACGGGACGAGCTGGGCCCTATCACTAAACCGGAAAAGCGAGTCGCGATCGTATTTGCTATCGTCATATTGCTGTGGATGGTTCGTCGTCCTTTAACTAGCTATTTGGGCGTCGAGGGGCTGTCTGATACTGGCATCGTCATGGCAGCAGCAATGCTGTTATTTATACTACCAAGTGGCAGTAAATCTCAGGCTCAACTAATGACCTGGCACGATGTTAATAAGCTACCTTGGGGTGTACTGGTGCTATTTGGTGGTGGTCTGAGTTTAGCAAGTGCATTCTCGTCGTCGGGGTTAGCACAATGGCTCGGAGAAAGCCTGACACCGATCAGCGCATTCGGTATTTTGTTCCTGATACTAGCAGCAACTGCTCTGGTAATATTCCTGACGGAAATAACCAGTAATCTGGCAACAACAGCAACCTTTTTACCGGTAATGGGGGCTATTGCGATTCAGGGTGACATTAACCCGCTATTGTTATGTGTTCCTATAACCCTCGCGGCAAGCTGTGCCTTTATGCTTCCCGTTGCAACACCACCAAATGCCATTGTTTTTGCCTCAGGAAAGCTGACAATTCCACAGATGGTGCGAGCAGGTGTGATGCTGAATATTATCGGTTTGATACTAATTTCTATTCTTGGTATCTGGTGGGCTCCTTCAATATTGATATAA
- a CDS encoding c-type cytochrome, translating to MIKFACFFCLIGLGPIPFTFANDQQTSLERGSYLVQKMLSCTHCHGEDLGGAEGITIGGFISNAPNITNDADSGLGSWSDNEIISSIRNGIRPDGTNIGAPMPIDIYRNLADSDLRAIVAYLRSIPQVQRTVKATQTTIKTRKAHDQKVEHVIGPDFDDPISRGQYIYNLTYCTHCHNPRGKMSHLVGAGGTPFKQEDGAVIYSSNLTPSGNLPNYTDNELAKLIRTGQRPDGSMVLPPMPAGLYTKLSDQDINDLILFLRNLTAAETPSQTAN from the coding sequence ATGATAAAGTTTGCATGCTTCTTTTGCTTAATTGGTTTGGGACCTATACCTTTTACATTCGCCAATGACCAGCAAACTTCCCTTGAACGAGGTAGTTACCTAGTTCAAAAAATGTTGTCCTGTACCCATTGCCATGGCGAAGATCTTGGTGGCGCGGAAGGTATTACAATAGGCGGCTTTATCAGTAATGCCCCTAACATAACCAATGATGCAGATTCCGGGCTAGGTAGTTGGAGTGATAACGAAATCATATCTTCCATTCGCAATGGCATCAGACCCGATGGCACTAATATCGGTGCGCCTATGCCAATTGACATTTACCGGAATTTGGCTGACAGTGATTTACGCGCCATCGTTGCGTATTTACGCTCCATTCCTCAAGTTCAACGGACAGTAAAAGCAACCCAAACGACCATTAAAACACGCAAGGCGCACGACCAAAAGGTTGAGCATGTCATAGGTCCTGATTTCGATGATCCAATCTCTCGAGGACAATATATTTACAATTTAACTTATTGTACCCATTGCCATAACCCGAGAGGAAAAATGAGTCATTTAGTTGGGGCTGGTGGCACCCCTTTTAAACAGGAAGATGGTGCGGTCATCTATAGCAGCAATCTTACACCGTCCGGCAATTTGCCCAATTACACCGACAATGAATTAGCAAAATTAATCCGAACAGGGCAAAGACCAGATGGAAGTATGGTATTGCCGCCAATGCCGGCGGGCTTATACACCAAACTTTCAGATCAGGATATCAATGATTTGATTTTATTTCTGCGTAATTTAACTGCTGCAGAAACACCTTCGCAAACCGCTAATTAA
- a CDS encoding S9 family peptidase, producing the protein MRYINRVKTWAFQGLAIMSLSAFALNTASAFEQDENTNHLTLEDVFDIEYVGGLDVHPSKNYVIYERRAMDIMADSTRINLWQINSDGSDHRPVLSGKASYRMPVFSPDGSRLAYVSSFEGNNQLYMRWLDTGQTARVTNLQHSPSSISFSPDGKWIAFVMFTPGKPSSLPVKMPKQPKGAKWAGNATYIDSFSYRSDGAGFVPAGFNQIYVVPSEGGSARQITEGDFNHSGQLSWSKDSKHIIFSANRTEDWQRQPLASDIFQVDVMSGEIAKLLEREGPEFSPIISPDGKKIAYLQVNDRKLASQNALVYVMNRDGSNSKGLVSKLDRPIANIQWGPKSDSVYFSYDDHGKKKLASVNLSGKITRHKAQLGGQSLGRPYTSGSYVVANSSDVFYTQANSQRPADLGVETKDGELLRLTRLNEDVLAPKELAKVRSLTVKSSVDERPIEAWLALPPNFDPEKKYPLIMEIHGGPHTAYGPQFSLEIQLMAAQGYVVVWANPRGSTSYGEEFANLIHHNYPSEDYNDLMDVVDGVIEEGFVDEEQLFVTGGSGGGTLTAWIIGKTDRFKAAVVAKPVINWLSFSLTADAYAYFTQYWMPGMPWEQVDHLWKHSPLSLVGNVSTPTMLLTGEVDYRTPMSETEQYYQALQLRNIDSAMVRIPKASHGIAARPSNLAQKVAYILAWFEKYNKQQD; encoded by the coding sequence ATGAGGTATATTAACCGTGTAAAAACCTGGGCTTTTCAAGGTTTGGCGATAATGTCGCTAAGTGCTTTTGCCCTTAATACTGCCAGCGCATTTGAACAGGATGAAAATACCAATCACCTGACCCTTGAAGACGTATTTGATATTGAATATGTTGGCGGACTGGATGTTCACCCATCTAAAAACTACGTAATTTACGAGCGCCGGGCGATGGATATCATGGCCGACAGCACCCGCATTAATTTGTGGCAAATTAATAGTGATGGTAGTGACCATCGTCCGGTATTGTCCGGAAAAGCCAGCTATCGGATGCCTGTATTTTCTCCAGATGGGAGTCGTCTCGCTTATGTTTCGAGTTTCGAAGGTAACAATCAGCTATACATGCGTTGGTTAGATACCGGCCAAACTGCTCGAGTGACTAATCTGCAGCATTCCCCGTCAAGCATTAGTTTTTCACCGGATGGTAAGTGGATAGCATTTGTGATGTTTACACCGGGCAAACCTTCTTCGCTGCCAGTAAAAATGCCTAAACAGCCTAAAGGTGCTAAATGGGCTGGCAATGCGACCTATATTGACAGTTTTTCCTATCGCAGCGATGGCGCAGGGTTTGTGCCAGCAGGTTTTAATCAAATCTATGTTGTCCCGAGTGAGGGCGGAAGTGCCAGACAGATCACAGAGGGAGATTTTAACCACTCTGGTCAGCTATCCTGGAGTAAAGACAGCAAGCACATCATCTTTAGTGCAAATCGAACGGAAGATTGGCAACGCCAGCCGTTAGCCTCAGATATCTTTCAGGTAGACGTAATGTCTGGAGAAATCGCTAAATTACTTGAGCGCGAAGGTCCTGAGTTTTCGCCAATTATAAGCCCGGACGGCAAGAAAATTGCGTATCTACAAGTTAATGATAGAAAGCTTGCCAGTCAGAACGCCCTGGTTTATGTGATGAATCGTGATGGCAGCAATAGTAAAGGTTTGGTCAGCAAATTGGATCGCCCGATTGCCAATATTCAATGGGGACCGAAAAGTGATTCAGTGTATTTTAGTTACGATGACCACGGTAAGAAGAAACTGGCCTCGGTAAACCTGAGTGGAAAAATCACCCGCCACAAAGCGCAATTAGGGGGGCAGTCATTAGGGCGTCCTTATACCTCTGGTAGCTATGTGGTTGCCAATAGCTCTGATGTTTTTTATACCCAGGCAAACAGCCAGCGCCCCGCTGATTTAGGTGTCGAGACCAAAGATGGTGAGTTATTGCGTTTAACGCGATTGAACGAAGATGTTTTAGCGCCAAAAGAGCTGGCTAAAGTTCGTTCGTTAACGGTGAAGTCCTCGGTTGATGAGCGCCCAATTGAAGCTTGGTTAGCGCTACCGCCAAACTTTGATCCAGAGAAAAAATATCCATTAATCATGGAAATTCACGGTGGTCCACATACCGCCTATGGACCACAGTTTAGCCTGGAAATCCAGTTAATGGCGGCGCAGGGCTATGTCGTTGTATGGGCAAACCCGCGTGGTAGCACATCTTATGGTGAAGAGTTTGCCAACCTGATTCATCACAATTATCCGTCTGAAGATTACAATGATTTAATGGATGTGGTTGACGGTGTTATCGAAGAAGGATTCGTTGATGAAGAGCAGCTTTTCGTAACTGGTGGCAGTGGCGGCGGTACGCTAACGGCCTGGATAATCGGTAAAACCGATCGCTTTAAAGCCGCGGTGGTTGCTAAGCCAGTGATTAACTGGTTGAGCTTTAGTTTGACGGCCGATGCATACGCTTACTTTACCCAATATTGGATGCCAGGTATGCCGTGGGAGCAAGTTGACCATTTATGGAAACATTCACCGCTTAGTCTGGTGGGTAATGTTTCTACGCCAACCATGCTGTTAACTGGTGAGGTAGATTATCGGACACCGATGAGTGAAACCGAACAGTATTATCAGGCATTGCAATTACGTAATATTGACTCAGCCATGGTACGTATTCCTAAAGCCAGTCATGGCATTGCAGCCCGACCCAGTAATCTGGCTCAGAAAGTGGCTTATATCCTTGCATGGTTCGAAAAATATAATAAACAACAGGATTAA
- a CDS encoding DUF945 family protein: MKKILAAVAVGASLASPYIIGIKAEEHTQTLYQQISANPAFEVELLEYNRGWINSDATVKFTMPVTDDEGNVEMFNFEIEQIIQHGPVLWSTDGVGLGLLDSQFNAKLPAEFKEEIINIEQLQDDGMSTIARTSFNGTTYSSTRIKPTTIKLDEANLEILPGLFHTTTDTQGHITGGGEWQGMKIVKGETVALVVGKMDIELNQTYINGNMFAPMSLGIGTSKLSVTEFIVNGETPDASMSIRNLHMASDSKVNAGLLAGNLTVSADQVALAFQQFTDFNYSMTMDNFNVDALSEIQNLLVNLDPEDPQQQQTLMVAMQQQLPKLLADNPSIAIDKLGITTNEGDIVSDLLVTIDPQKFDANNPMSMMFALQADAKGSAPSAFFTNLGMQENVDMLKEQGMLVQEEETLLFNFSFANGQALINGMPIPLG; encoded by the coding sequence ATGAAAAAGATACTAGCCGCAGTTGCCGTTGGCGCTTCACTGGCAAGTCCATACATCATAGGTATTAAAGCCGAAGAACATACCCAAACCCTTTATCAGCAAATATCTGCAAATCCAGCATTTGAAGTAGAGTTACTGGAATACAATCGCGGCTGGATTAACTCAGATGCAACCGTCAAATTTACCATGCCGGTTACTGACGATGAGGGGAACGTTGAGATGTTCAATTTTGAAATTGAACAGATAATCCAACACGGTCCGGTTTTGTGGTCCACCGATGGTGTTGGTCTGGGTCTGCTAGATTCCCAGTTTAACGCCAAACTCCCGGCTGAATTCAAGGAAGAAATCATCAACATTGAACAATTGCAGGATGACGGTATGAGCACAATTGCCCGTACATCCTTCAATGGCACTACCTATTCCAGCACCAGAATTAAACCGACAACAATCAAGCTTGATGAGGCGAATTTAGAAATTTTACCTGGCCTGTTTCATACAACTACCGACACCCAGGGTCATATTACCGGGGGCGGAGAGTGGCAGGGAATGAAGATTGTTAAAGGCGAAACAGTTGCGTTGGTCGTTGGTAAAATGGACATCGAATTAAACCAAACCTATATCAATGGAAATATGTTTGCTCCGATGTCACTGGGCATTGGTACATCGAAACTTTCGGTGACGGAATTTATCGTCAATGGCGAAACGCCAGACGCCAGCATGTCAATTCGCAATTTACATATGGCCAGTGACTCCAAGGTTAATGCTGGACTGCTAGCCGGCAATTTAACCGTGAGCGCTGACCAGGTAGCATTAGCTTTTCAACAGTTCACCGATTTCAATTATTCAATGACCATGGATAATTTCAATGTTGATGCTTTGAGTGAAATTCAAAACCTTCTGGTAAACCTGGATCCAGAAGATCCGCAGCAACAACAAACTTTAATGGTTGCAATGCAGCAGCAATTACCCAAGTTATTGGCAGATAACCCTAGCATTGCAATCGATAAACTAGGTATTACCACCAATGAAGGCGACATCGTATCGGATTTACTGGTAACCATAGACCCGCAAAAATTCGATGCTAACAACCCAATGAGCATGATGTTTGCTTTGCAGGCCGATGCCAAAGGTTCTGCCCCTTCAGCATTCTTCACCAACCTTGGCATGCAAGAGAATGTTGATATGTTGAAAGAACAGGGGATGTTAGTTCAGGAAGAGGAAACCTTGTTATTTAACTTCTCTTTCGCTAATGGCCAGGCACTCATTAACGGTATGCCAATTCCGTTAGGCTAA
- a CDS encoding HdeD family acid-resistance protein: MSIESEAIQDTSRVGMAFGILIVILGILAMIAPMIAGMSISVMVGLILLFAGIVQIIFAFKAQSFGSGALKFLFGGISVLGGLFMMVMPAMGLMTLTIVLLAYFIVEGIFTIIVAFQYKPQKGWGWMLFSGLITLLLAWMIWKSWPVSGAWAVGILVGVRLLFSGFSIIFTSMATKQLSQSIEKPVN, from the coding sequence ATGAGTATCGAATCTGAAGCAATTCAAGACACCTCCCGCGTTGGCATGGCCTTTGGCATATTAATTGTAATTCTCGGTATCCTCGCGATGATAGCGCCAATGATCGCCGGTATGAGCATTTCGGTGATGGTGGGACTTATCCTGTTATTTGCCGGTATTGTGCAGATTATTTTTGCCTTCAAAGCCCAGAGTTTTGGCAGTGGAGCATTGAAGTTCCTGTTTGGTGGGATTTCCGTACTCGGTGGCCTGTTTATGATGGTAATGCCCGCTATGGGATTGATGACCCTCACTATCGTATTACTTGCCTACTTTATTGTTGAAGGCATTTTTACCATCATAGTTGCGTTTCAATACAAACCTCAAAAAGGCTGGGGATGGATGCTTTTCAGCGGACTCATCACCCTGTTACTTGCCTGGATGATCTGGAAAAGCTGGCCGGTTTCTGGCGCCTGGGCGGTTGGTATTCTGGTTGGCGTCAGACTGCTATTTTCGGGATTTTCGATCATTTTTACGTCAATGGCAACCAAGCAGCTTAGCCAATCTATTGAAAAGCCGGTCAATTAA
- a CDS encoding phage holin family protein codes for MLSSQRLKFKLLYKAQAGLLELSLQQLISRLIFIVIALFLLLLTFIFLNIGCYQLLAVKFGPWLAAFILGGVNLILTLFMLWLGRKKPPTNEQKILEQARDLAVAEIQADGQQVKELFSPTGFSSGDGLITLVTLLLDVIKPRKKTKS; via the coding sequence ATGTTAAGTTCGCAACGCTTAAAGTTTAAATTACTCTACAAAGCACAAGCTGGCTTGCTGGAATTGTCATTACAGCAGCTTATCAGCCGACTGATATTCATTGTCATCGCGTTATTTCTGTTACTACTGACCTTCATCTTTCTCAATATCGGCTGTTACCAATTACTTGCAGTAAAGTTTGGCCCATGGTTAGCAGCCTTTATCCTTGGTGGTGTAAACCTGATACTGACTTTGTTCATGTTATGGCTGGGTAGAAAGAAACCGCCAACAAATGAACAAAAGATACTGGAGCAAGCCCGAGACCTTGCGGTTGCAGAAATTCAGGCTGATGGGCAACAGGTAAAGGAACTATTTTCACCCACCGGCTTTTCTTCAGGCGACGGTTTGATTACCTTAGTAACCCTTTTGTTAGACGTGATAAAACCAAGAAAGAAAACCAAATCCTGA